Sequence from the Spirochaetae bacterium HGW-Spirochaetae-1 genome:
TTTATCAATGAGCTTAAAAGCAACTCTTACCACTTCAATCAGCTTTTTTATATCAGGGCCATGAGCACCGAAAGTTCCGTCAACGACATCCATGTCGTCATGGACACCATGATCAAAGCCATATACGCCCGGAAACATCTAAAAAGATTGAAGGAAACCAAAGCGTCTATCAACACGGGGGACTATGAGGCTGCAAAGGTGCTTTACCGCCTCGATGATAAAAAGGTATATATCGACGGTGAAATAAAAACGGTTAAGAGCGGCAGCATGAATCAGCTGGAGAGCAACCAGTTCTATGTAATGGGCCATTGGGTGAATAAAACCCTCATAGAAACGGCAGATAAGGTTATAATCGCTGTCAGGAAGGGACTGGGCACGGAGAAGGTCTTCGCCGGAGATGATGCCATCATTATAAACCTGACGGATAAATGCATTGTGGACTCGACGCTGACGCCGTCACTTATACAGATCCTGACCAAGGACCTGGGAAGCTTCAGCAATATCACCATCAACATCACTGAATCGAATAACGCCGTTCTTTCCCAGGCAAAGGGATACAACCTGCTGAAAAAATCCCTTCACCTCATAAGGGAACATCAATAAATTGTTATTTGAATATTCCCCGACACCTTTACTGATGGCCTATGGTGTAGCGGATGCTCTCCTGTCCCAGTATCTGCGACAAGTCCTTCACCAGTCCTTCCGATGGCGTGATATTGAAGGTGTTGTGAACCTTGATTATCTTTTCCCGGTCGTTCCGCTCATTCACATGGAAGAATATGGGACAGTCTCCCTTGTACCTTAAAAAAGTCGATTTGATCATATCGAGTATCTTTTCATCAACACCGATGGGGTCCAGCTTGATATGGATGGCCGAGATGGCTTCTCGCCGAACGTCCTTCAGGGCGCGCACGCTGTTGACGATTATTTTTTTCGGTACATCGCCGTCCATCTCTATTTTACCGCTCACCATGACGGGCTGGTTCGACATGAGCAGATCTTCGTTCTTTTCCACCACGCGGGCAAAGGCCAAAAGCTCGATGGTCCCCTCCAGGTCCTCGAGAAAGCCCGTGGCATATTTTTTACCGCTTTTCTGCGAACGTTTCACCGTAAAGTCATGGATGACGCCCACTATGGAAACATCACTTTCATTATTTTCTTCTGCAAGCCTGCCGATGGTTGTTGACGAGAAGGAGCGGATCTCATCCTCGAACCTGGCCAGGGGATGTCCCGAGACATAGAGGCCCAGGACCTCCTTCTCGTTAAGCAGTCTTTCGTTATCCTTCCATTCTGCAACATCGAGAAGATCAATGTCAACGGAGGCCTGCGTGCCCTCACCCAGGCTGAAAAGATTCCCCTGTCCCGACGCCTTGTCCTCCTGGAGCTTACGGGCCGTATCGATGAGGAGTTCAATCGACGCAAAAAGCTGGGCCCGGTTTTTATGGATGTCCTCGAATGCCCCGGCCTTTACCAGAGCTTCCAGAACGCCCTTGTTCACCGTCAGCAGGCTGATGTTTTCAAAAAAGTCCTTCAGGGTATTGAAGGTCCCGCATTGCTCGCGGGTCTTGATAATGTTCTCGATGGCCTTCTCCCCCAGTCCCTTGATAGCGCTGAAGCCGAAGCGGATCTTCTTCCCTTCTATGGTAAAATCGAACATGCTTTTATTGATGGACGGGGGCAGCACCTCGATGCCCATTCTCCGGCAGTCATTGATGAGCATCGTTACATCATCGGGCTGTGTCGAAAGAAGGGCTGTCATGTACTGTATGGAATAATGGGCCTTCAGATAGGCCGTCTGATACGTGACCAGGGCATAGGCGGCCGAATGGGACTTGTTGAATCCATACTCGCCGAATTTCTTGATCTGCCCGTATAGCTCCTCGGCGAAACTCTTGTCAATTTTATTATTCGCGGCGCCGGCAAGGAATTTTTCCTCCAATTCATTGATGATATCCATCTTTTTCTTTCCCATGGCCTTGCGGAGTTTATCCGCTTCGGGCATAGTGAAGCCGCCTATCACCTGGGAAATAAGCATAACCTGTTCCTGGTATATTATGACGCCCAGGGTATCCTTCAGGATACTCTCCAGCAGGGGATGTTCGTATTTTACCAGGCTGGGGGTCCGTTTTCTTTTCACAAAATCGTCGGCCATTCCCGATCCCAGGGGACCGGGCCGATAGAGCGCAACCACGGCAATGATATCGTCGAAAACGGTGGGGCCCAGACGACGCAGCAGGTTTTGCATGCCGCTGCTTTCAAGCTGGAACACTCCCACGGTCTCGGCCCGCTGCAGAACACCAAAGGTGGCTTTGTCGTCCAGTGGAATCGTTTCTATATCCACGAAGAGTCCCGTGTTTTTCTTGATGAGCTTCAGACATTTATCGATGACTGTAAGGTTCTTCAGTCCCAGGAAATCCATCTTGACCAGGCCGGCCTGCTCCAGGGTGTTCTTCTCGTACTGCGACGAGATACTCCCCTCCTTGGGTTCCATGTACAGGGGAACATATTCCGTGAGGGCTCCCTTGGAGATGACCACACCGGCAGCGTGCTTTCCGGCTGACCGGGCCAGTCCCTCGAGGCGGAGGGAGATATCGATGAGCTCCTTTTCCACGTCGCCGGATTTGTAAAGCTTCTGAAGTTCCGGCGATTTATTCAGCGACTCCTGCAGGGTGTTTTCCGCAATCATCTTGCTTATCTCGTTGGCGCGGGCGAAGGGAATATCCATTACCCTGGCCACATCTTTCACCACAAGCTTGGCCTTCATTTTGTTGAAGGTGATGATCTGGCTCACCTTGTCCTCTCCGTATTTTTGCTTCACATAGTCGATGACCTCCTCACGCCTGTCGGCGCAGAAGTCAAGGTCCATATCAGGCATCTCGTTACGGTCGGGATTCAGAAATCGTTCGAAGAGAAGATCGTATTTCAGCGGGTCCAGTGCCGTGATGCCCAGGCAGAAGGATACCATGGAACCTGCCGCCGAACCCCGTCCCGGGCCCACGGGTATCTGCATCCTCCTTGCCTCTTTGATAAAATCCCAGACAATGAGGAAATAGCCTGAAAAATGCATGTTGGTAATTACGGTCAGCTCGTACTCTATCCTCTGGATCACTGCTTCGGGAACATTTTTCCCGTAGCGCATCTCGACACCCTCAAAAACCAGGTGTCTCAGATAGGAATCGAGATTGTATCCCTGGGGCACATCGAAATTGGGGAGTATGGGATTCCCCAGGTCCAGGGTGAGATCTATCATTTCAAATATTTTATGCGTGTTATAGATGGCGTCGGGAAGCTCCGCAAACAGGGTCCGCATTTCATCGCCCGATTTAAGATAAAACTCGGTGCCCGGGAAGCGCATCCTGTTCTCGTCCTTCATGGTTTTTCCGGTCTGGATGCACAGCAGTATTTCGTGGGAATAGGCATCTTCCCTGTTCACGTAATGGGCATCGTTCGTGGCAATGAGGGGGATATTTAGTTCCGAGGAAATGGCCACCAGTTCCCGGTTGACCTGGACCTGTTCCGGTATGCCGTGGTCCTGCAGTTCGAGATAAAAATTATCCCGGCCGAAAATTTCACTGTACGTCCCGGCCAGATCACGGGCCTCCTTCAGCTGCCCCTTCATGATGTGGCGTGGTATCTGGCCGGCCAGACATGCCGAGCCGCATATGAGTCCTTCAGAGTGTTTTACCAGCATTTCCATATCGATCCGGGGCTTGTAATAAAAACCCTCGGTGTATCCGATGGAGGAAAGCTTCAGCAGGTTCTTGTAGCCCTTTTCGTTTTTAGCCAGGAGGAGCAGATGGTATGACTTCTCCTCGTTACTGTCCTTTACGAATTCCTTGCTCAACCTTGAGCCGGGCGCCATATAGAATTCCTGCCCGATAATAGGTGTGATCCCCGCCTTCCTGGCCTTCTGATAAAACTCGATGGCGCCGAACATGTTTCCGTGGTCCGTGAGGGCAATGGCCGGCATACCCATATCAATGGCCTTTTTGACAAGCTTGCCCACGGTAATGGCCCCGTCCAGAAGGGAATAATCGGAGTGATTATGTAGATGAATAAATTCCATGACAGTTTTATGTTCCTCCGGCATCAACAGATGCCATGCTTAAAAAAGACCCGGGTCCCCTCGAAAGGTTTTTCGGCATAATGCGTATCACACTTGAAGCAGGATTCATGAGACTTCCCGTGGCTATCACTTTCTTGCACCAAAGGGACATAATTTCAAGTATTAATTTCCGGTAAAGTTAAAAAATCCAGGGATATGAATTATTTCGTAACAGTACCGGGGGTCAGAGCCCATACAGAAACCCGTAATTTTCTTGACCGGGATAACTGCATATTTATTTTTCAGGCATTTTGATATTTTTGTTCAATAATATGCATTAAATTGTTTTATCCGTTGACAAAACCGACGATATTGTGAATATGTTCTGTTTTAGATTAACAACTACAGGGGAGGGTATTATGAAATCAATAAATGAGGAGCATTTCGAGCTTGTGGCGAAACGCTGTCCCAGTTGTAATTCTCTGGTCATGGCACGAATCCAGTCGGAAAGCCCAGGGGAACCGCATTACAGCGATTATAAATGTTCTGAATGCACCTGGATAAGCCCGACACAACAGAGCAGCCTGCACTGCCGTTAAACAGCGCTTTTTACCCTCAATCGAATAAACAGTTATTTTATATCTGATTTACACATATTTTTATTGACAGTGATAAAGAATATATCAATAATGAGTGATAACTCACTCTTTAATATAGGGGATTTATATGATACCATCACACAAGAACGAGAGATACGAATTGATCGCCAAAAGATGTCCAACCTGTGAATCGCTTGTCATGGTAAAAATTCAGGAGATATCGCCGGGAATAGAAAAATATCATGGGGATTTCCGCTGTTCATCGTGCGGCTGGAGCAATCGGGTAAACGGCCATCCCGTACAAAACACCTGATTTCCCCTTCGGAAAAATCACCGCTTTCTCACTGTATGCCTGTTGATAAAAATAACCATACTGAAAAAAATTATTTAAAGAAATCCAATGTGTTGCCGATAATTAGAATATCATTTTACACATTAAACTTCCTTGCCCCCTCTGCGTTAGTTGCACTGGGGCTTTTTTTTGCTCATTGCACATCGAGACAGATAAGACAGATATCATCCTCGAAGCTCTCGCTCCCCCGAAACTGCACCAGGTCTTTCATGATGTTGTCGACAAAATCCCTGCAGTGTTCGCCCTTCTGGCGCAGCAACACTCCCTCCAGCACTTCATCATCAAAATACAGGCTGGTGTCATTGTACCGGGTCGTTTCCGTAAGACCATCGGTATAGAAAAGAACCTTACTGTTTTTCTCAAGGACTGCCTCGTTATTACAATAACGTTTGTTCATTTTTTCCAGCGAGCCGTTATCTACAATCGCCAGGGGCATACTTCTTTTACCGTTCAGCTGTTTTACAGCATCATCAGTAATAATGAACGGCGCATGGTGACCGGCATTGGCAAACAGTATCACGCGCGTGGCCGGGTCATATATGCCGTAAAAGGCCGTAATGAAATTTTCTCCGGTCTGGTTGATAAGGAGGTCATTCAGATAGGTGAGAAGCATGGCCGGGTCCTCCCTCCTGGGTCCGGACTGGAGAATGATCGTTTTCACCATGGAGGTGATAAAAGCCGCCGGTACGCCGTGACCCGAGACATCGCTTAAGAATATACCGATGCGGTCACTGCTCCTGAATTTAAGAAAATCATAGAAGTCCCCGCCAACCTGCTCCATGGGCTTATACAGGGAGGCTATATAGCTCGTGGGCCATGGATGGGGTATCAGCTGCTGCTGGATTTTTCTGGCCAGAGTGAGTTCTTTCTCCAGCAGTTCGTTTCTTTTTTTAAACCGGTTCCTCTCCTGTTCCAGTTCCCGGGTCCGTTCCCGGACCTTTTTCTCCAGGCTTTCCGACAGGCCCTCGACCCGGGAGAAGGCCCGGGAAAAACGCATTGTGAGACTCATTGACTGAGCGACAATGAAAAACAGAAACCCGATCTGAATCATGAGATATGTCTGGATAATATAATTCGCCGCGAGGATATCGTTGACAACCGTCAGAAAGAGAATGGCAAAGCCCGTCATGGAAATTGATGCTCCACTCCTCCTTTTAATAAAGGCCCGCAGGTAAATATAGGTCACATAGAGTCCGCCCGCAAGATAGACCACGTGATAGTAGGGGAGAAATCGGCTAAACGTAAGAGACGGTGTCAACAGAATAATCAGCGAATATATTCCTGCCACGGCATAAAACAGTATATTCACATACCGGTGTATGTCTTCAGGAAAGAGATTGGATAAAAATTTAATAAAAAATACAATGCCCAGGGCAACTGTTATGAACTCGATTCCGCGGATCAGCTCATAGCTGATATGGGGATACATAAAGGAAAGATAGACCTCATTGGTAAGCAGCACCCTGCCGGCAATCAAAATCGCAAAGAGAGCAAACCACAGAGGAGCCATTTCTTTCCGCCGGATAGCAAAGACCGCCAGATTGAAGAGGGCGATGACAAGAAAGACTCCAAATAAAAACAGATCGAGGGACATGCGCCTGATCTGCCGTTCGCGAAGCGGGCCTTTCAATCCAAAAAACATGAGCTCGGTCATGCCGCCCTGATAATAATTAAAATTGCTTACCTGCACGGTAACAGCCAGATCTCCTCCGTGAGAGAAAAAATCATGAACCTGGGAGTATTTGGCCGGCGTTGAATCGGCTGCATTTGTGCCCACGGACCCGACTGATCCGACTGGAACGTCATTGATCCATAGCCGGTATGCGCTGTTAGGATTGCCTACAACAAGTGCCATGTCTCCGGAATAATTCGTTTTTATAATGAAACGGTACGTTCCAAAGCCCGTTGCAGGCAGGGTATCACCGTTATGGCGCACACTGTTCCATCCTGCCGGTATTTTAATAAACCGGGGTTGCTCATCAACATTTCCTCTTCTGAAATCCTCCGGAGAAAGAAGCCGCTTCCAGTAAAATTCAGCCTCTCCGGAAAG
This genomic interval carries:
- a CDS encoding DNA polymerase III subunit alpha; protein product: MPEEHKTVMEFIHLHNHSDYSLLDGAITVGKLVKKAIDMGMPAIALTDHGNMFGAIEFYQKARKAGITPIIGQEFYMAPGSRLSKEFVKDSNEEKSYHLLLLAKNEKGYKNLLKLSSIGYTEGFYYKPRIDMEMLVKHSEGLICGSACLAGQIPRHIMKGQLKEARDLAGTYSEIFGRDNFYLELQDHGIPEQVQVNRELVAISSELNIPLIATNDAHYVNREDAYSHEILLCIQTGKTMKDENRMRFPGTEFYLKSGDEMRTLFAELPDAIYNTHKIFEMIDLTLDLGNPILPNFDVPQGYNLDSYLRHLVFEGVEMRYGKNVPEAVIQRIEYELTVITNMHFSGYFLIVWDFIKEARRMQIPVGPGRGSAAGSMVSFCLGITALDPLKYDLLFERFLNPDRNEMPDMDLDFCADRREEVIDYVKQKYGEDKVSQIITFNKMKAKLVVKDVARVMDIPFARANEISKMIAENTLQESLNKSPELQKLYKSGDVEKELIDISLRLEGLARSAGKHAAGVVISKGALTEYVPLYMEPKEGSISSQYEKNTLEQAGLVKMDFLGLKNLTVIDKCLKLIKKNTGLFVDIETIPLDDKATFGVLQRAETVGVFQLESSGMQNLLRRLGPTVFDDIIAVVALYRPGPLGSGMADDFVKRKRTPSLVKYEHPLLESILKDTLGVIIYQEQVMLISQVIGGFTMPEADKLRKAMGKKKMDIINELEEKFLAGAANNKIDKSFAEELYGQIKKFGEYGFNKSHSAAYALVTYQTAYLKAHYSIQYMTALLSTQPDDVTMLINDCRRMGIEVLPPSINKSMFDFTIEGKKIRFGFSAIKGLGEKAIENIIKTREQCGTFNTLKDFFENISLLTVNKGVLEALVKAGAFEDIHKNRAQLFASIELLIDTARKLQEDKASGQGNLFSLGEGTQASVDIDLLDVAEWKDNERLLNEKEVLGLYVSGHPLARFEDEIRSFSSTTIGRLAEENNESDVSIVGVIHDFTVKRSQKSGKKYATGFLEDLEGTIELLAFARVVEKNEDLLMSNQPVMVSGKIEMDGDVPKKIIVNSVRALKDVRREAISAIHIKLDPIGVDEKILDMIKSTFLRYKGDCPIFFHVNERNDREKIIKVHNTFNITPSEGLVKDLSQILGQESIRYTIGHQ